A genomic stretch from Empedobacter stercoris includes:
- a CDS encoding ATP-dependent Clp protease ATP-binding subunit, protein MNDNFSQQVKDVISYSKEEALRLGHDQIGTEHLLLGIIRDGEGKAISVLEALNVDLDEMRQKIENLNPAKETPVNNIKNLSLTKQAERALKTTFLEAKLFKSPTVNTIHLLLCILRNENDPITKLMNRLDIDYNTVKEEFKFQFQDEEIQSPRAENPSFDGGDSDSDFERASTSKSTSKSKTPVLDNFGRDLTAIAQEGKLDPVVGREKEIERVSQILSRRKKNNPLLIGEPGVGKSAIAEGLALRIVQRKVSRVLFNKRVVTLDLASLVAGTKYRGQFEERMKAIMNELEKNDDIILFIDELHTIVGAGGATGSLDASNMFKPALARGELQCIGATTLDEYRQYIEKDGALVRRFQNVMVEPTTPEETLQILQNIKDKYEAHHNVNYTDEALQACVNLTTRYITDRFLPDKAIDALDEAGSRVHIKNIKVPQEILDLEAKLEEVREEKTKVVKSQKYEEAARLRDSEKQLESDLKREQAKWMQESKENRETVTEENVAEVVSLMSGIPVHRVAEKELKKLVQMNELMKGKVIGQDEAVTKVVKAIQRNRAGLKDPNKPIGSFIFLGTTGVGKTQLAKVLAKEIFDSNDALIRIDMSEYMEKFAVSRLVGAPPGYVGYEEGGQLTEAVRRKPYAVILLDEIEKAHPDVFNILLQILDDGHVTDSLGRKVDFRNTIIILTSNIGTRQLKDFGDGVGFGTSSKKDSADERAKSTIETALKRAFAPEFLNRIDDIIFFNSLTKENIMKIIDIELASLIERLTALDYHIELTEEAKNFIADKGFDKDYGARPLKRAIQKYIEDPMAEEIINAVISEGDQLILDLNEAKDGVKISVKGKTKEEKSE, encoded by the coding sequence AAGCCGAAAGAGCGTTGAAAACCACATTCTTAGAAGCAAAATTGTTTAAAAGTCCGACTGTAAATACAATTCACTTATTATTGTGTATCCTTCGTAATGAAAACGATCCGATTACCAAGTTAATGAATAGGTTAGATATTGATTACAATACAGTAAAGGAAGAATTCAAATTTCAATTTCAAGATGAGGAAATTCAATCTCCTCGTGCAGAAAATCCATCTTTTGATGGAGGGGATTCTGATAGCGATTTTGAACGTGCGTCTACAAGTAAATCAACTTCGAAAAGTAAAACACCTGTTTTAGATAATTTCGGACGAGATTTAACAGCGATAGCACAAGAAGGAAAATTGGATCCTGTTGTTGGGCGTGAAAAAGAAATAGAACGTGTTTCTCAAATTCTTTCTCGTCGCAAAAAGAATAATCCATTGTTAATTGGAGAACCAGGTGTTGGTAAATCTGCAATTGCAGAAGGTTTAGCCTTACGAATTGTACAACGTAAAGTTTCGCGCGTTTTGTTCAACAAACGTGTAGTTACATTAGATTTAGCTTCGTTAGTTGCTGGAACTAAATACCGTGGGCAATTTGAAGAAAGGATGAAAGCCATCATGAATGAATTAGAGAAAAATGATGACATTATTCTTTTCATTGATGAATTACATACGATAGTTGGAGCAGGAGGAGCAACAGGTTCTTTGGATGCTTCTAACATGTTTAAACCAGCATTAGCTCGTGGAGAATTACAATGTATTGGTGCAACAACGTTGGATGAATATCGTCAGTACATCGAAAAAGATGGCGCATTAGTTCGTCGTTTTCAAAATGTGATGGTAGAGCCAACAACGCCTGAAGAAACATTACAGATTTTGCAGAACATCAAAGATAAGTACGAAGCGCATCATAATGTAAATTATACAGATGAAGCGTTGCAAGCGTGTGTTAATTTGACAACACGTTATATCACAGATCGTTTCTTGCCAGATAAAGCGATTGATGCTTTAGATGAAGCTGGTTCTCGCGTTCACATCAAGAATATAAAAGTACCACAAGAAATTTTAGATCTTGAAGCAAAATTAGAAGAGGTTCGTGAGGAAAAAACGAAAGTTGTGAAATCTCAGAAATACGAAGAAGCAGCTCGTTTACGTGACTCAGAAAAGCAATTAGAAAGCGATTTGAAACGTGAACAAGCAAAATGGATGCAAGAATCAAAAGAGAATCGCGAAACGGTTACAGAGGAAAATGTAGCGGAAGTAGTTTCGTTGATGTCAGGAATACCTGTTCATCGTGTTGCTGAAAAAGAATTGAAAAAATTAGTTCAAATGAATGAGTTAATGAAAGGAAAAGTAATTGGACAAGATGAAGCGGTAACGAAAGTTGTGAAAGCAATTCAACGTAATCGTGCAGGATTAAAAGATCCGAACAAACCAATAGGTTCATTCATTTTCTTAGGAACAACAGGTGTTGGTAAAACACAATTAGCGAAAGTTTTGGCGAAGGAAATCTTTGATTCTAATGATGCTTTAATTCGTATCGATATGTCAGAATACATGGAGAAATTTGCGGTTTCTCGCTTAGTAGGAGCACCTCCGGGCTATGTTGGCTATGAAGAAGGTGGTCAGTTGACAGAAGCAGTGCGTCGTAAACCATATGCAGTAATTTTGCTTGATGAGATCGAAAAAGCGCATCCTGATGTATTCAATATCTTATTACAAATTTTGGATGATGGTCATGTAACAGATAGTTTAGGTCGTAAAGTTGATTTCCGTAATACGATTATCATTTTAACATCTAACATTGGTACAAGACAATTAAAAGATTTTGGTGATGGCGTTGGATTTGGAACTTCATCGAAGAAAGATTCTGCAGATGAACGTGCAAAATCAACAATTGAAACAGCATTAAAACGTGCTTTTGCTCCAGAATTCTTAAATCGTATTGATGATATTATTTTCTTTAATTCATTAACAAAAGAAAATATCATGAAGATTATTGATATTGAGTTAGCAAGTTTAATTGAGCGTCTGACAGCATTAGATTATCATATCGAATTAACTGAAGAAGCGAAAAATTTTATTGCTGACAAAGGTTTTGATAAAGATTACGGTGCTCGTCCATTGAAACGTGCTATTCAGAAATATATTGAAGATCCGATGGCAGAGGAGATTATCAATGCGGTAATAAGTGAAGGTGATCAATTAATCCTTGACTTGAATGAAGCAAAAGATGGTGTTAAAATTTCTGTAAAAGGAAAAACGAAAGAAGAAAAATCAGAATAA
- a CDS encoding transketolase family protein, translating into MDLTYTEKKDTRSGFGDGLTELGRTNPNVVALCADLIGSLKMDQFIKENPERFFQIGIAEANMMGIAAGLTIGGKIPFTGTFAEFSTARVYDQIRQSIAYSNKNVKIAASHAGLTLGEDGATHQTLEDIGLMKMLPGMVVINPCDYNQTKAATLAVAEYEGPVYLRFGRPAVPVFTPADQKFEIGKGILMNEGSDVTIVATGHLVWESLVAAAELEKEGISCEVINIHTIKPLDEDIILNSVKKTGKIVTAEEHNILGGLGESVARVLAQKLPTKQAFVAVNDTFGESGTPSDLMKKYGIDSTAVIEKVKSLL; encoded by the coding sequence ATAGACTTAACATACACAGAAAAAAAAGATACACGTAGTGGATTTGGAGATGGATTAACAGAGTTAGGGAGAACTAACCCAAACGTTGTTGCATTATGTGCCGACTTGATTGGTTCATTAAAAATGGATCAATTTATCAAAGAAAATCCAGAGCGTTTTTTCCAAATTGGTATTGCAGAAGCAAACATGATGGGAATTGCAGCAGGATTAACAATTGGTGGTAAAATTCCTTTCACTGGAACATTTGCTGAGTTTTCTACAGCACGTGTATACGACCAAATTCGTCAATCTATCGCTTACTCAAACAAAAATGTAAAAATTGCAGCATCACATGCTGGTTTAACATTAGGGGAAGATGGTGCAACTCACCAAACTTTAGAAGATATTGGTTTGATGAAAATGTTACCAGGAATGGTTGTGATTAATCCTTGTGATTACAATCAAACAAAAGCGGCTACACTTGCTGTTGCTGAATATGAAGGTCCTGTATACTTGCGTTTCGGACGTCCTGCGGTTCCAGTTTTCACACCAGCTGATCAAAAATTTGAAATTGGTAAAGGAATTTTAATGAACGAAGGTTCTGATGTAACAATCGTTGCTACTGGACATTTGGTTTGGGAATCTTTGGTTGCAGCTGCTGAATTAGAAAAAGAGGGAATCTCTTGTGAAGTAATCAATATTCATACTATTAAACCTTTGGATGAAGATATAATCTTAAACTCTGTCAAAAAAACAGGTAAAATTGTTACAGCTGAAGAGCACAATATCTTAGGAGGTTTAGGAGAGTCTGTTGCACGAGTTTTAGCTCAAAAATTACCAACAAAACAAGCTTTTGTTGCAGTTAATGATACATTCGGTGAATCTGGAACACCTTCAGATTTGATGAAAAAATATGGTATTGATTCTACTGCAGTAATCGAAAAAGTAAAATCTTTACTTTAA
- the recR gene encoding recombination mediator RecR — protein MNYPSKVLERAVEEMSNLPGIGKRTALRLVLHMLNRPKSQTTALSEALSHLVNDVKYCQHCHTISDDEVCDICNNPLRDETTICVVEDVRDVMAIENTGQFKGQYHVLGGKISPMEGIGPGQLNIQTLVDRVQNENVKEIIFALSSTMEGDTTVFYLYRQLKNTEIIFSAIARGLGVGDELEYADEATLVRSIQHRIPYSENKF, from the coding sequence ATGAATTACCCAAGCAAGGTTTTAGAGCGAGCTGTAGAAGAGATGTCAAATTTGCCAGGAATAGGGAAGAGAACTGCATTACGACTTGTTTTACATATGTTAAATCGTCCCAAATCTCAGACAACTGCTTTATCTGAAGCACTTTCTCATCTGGTGAATGATGTGAAGTATTGTCAGCATTGTCATACGATTTCTGATGATGAGGTTTGTGATATATGCAATAATCCTTTACGAGACGAAACAACGATTTGTGTAGTAGAAGATGTGCGTGATGTCATGGCAATTGAAAACACAGGACAATTTAAAGGACAATATCACGTTTTAGGAGGAAAGATTTCTCCAATGGAAGGCATCGGTCCAGGACAATTAAATATTCAAACCTTGGTTGATCGTGTTCAGAATGAGAATGTAAAAGAAATAATTTTTGCCTTAAGTTCGACAATGGAAGGTGACACAACTGTTTTTTATTTGTACCGACAATTAAAGAATACTGAAATTATTTTTTCAGCTATTGCGAGAGGACTTGGTGTTGGTGATGAATTGGAATATGCAGATGAAGCTACATTGGTTCGATCTATTCAGCATCGAATACCGTATTCTGAAAATAAATTTTAA
- a CDS encoding transketolase, with product MTLQELQTQVQQTRRDILRMVHAVNSGHPGGSLGCAEYFAALYGKIMSYSTDFSMDGKGEDLFFLSNGHISPVFYSTLARTGFFPVSELATFRKLDSRLQGHPTTHEGLPGIRIASGSLGQGLSVALGAAQAKKLNNDDKLVYTLHGDGELQEGQVWEAFMYAAGKKVDNVIATIDYNGRQIDGDTDVVMPLGDLKAKLEAFGWIVLEEKEGNNLEKVIAILEKAKTLTGNGKPVSILLYTEMGNGVDYMMGSHSWHGKAPNDEQLASALEQNPETELKDY from the coding sequence ATGACACTTCAAGAACTTCAAACACAAGTACAACAAACAAGGAGAGATATTTTGAGAATGGTACATGCCGTAAACAGTGGACACCCAGGTGGATCATTGGGTTGTGCAGAATATTTTGCTGCATTATACGGTAAAATCATGAGCTATTCGACAGATTTTTCTATGGACGGAAAAGGAGAAGATTTATTTTTCTTATCAAACGGACACATTTCACCAGTTTTCTACAGCACATTGGCTCGTACAGGGTTTTTCCCAGTAAGCGAATTGGCTACATTCAGAAAATTAGATTCACGTTTACAAGGTCACCCAACAACACACGAAGGTTTGCCAGGTATTCGTATTGCATCAGGGTCTTTGGGACAAGGATTATCTGTTGCATTGGGAGCTGCACAAGCAAAAAAATTAAACAACGACGACAAATTAGTTTATACCTTACACGGTGATGGTGAATTGCAAGAAGGGCAAGTTTGGGAAGCATTTATGTACGCTGCTGGTAAAAAAGTGGATAATGTAATTGCTACAATTGATTATAACGGTCGCCAGATAGATGGAGATACTGATGTTGTAATGCCTTTGGGTGATTTGAAAGCGAAATTAGAAGCTTTTGGATGGATTGTTTTGGAAGAAAAAGAGGGGAATAATTTAGAAAAAGTTATTGCTATTTTAGAAAAAGCAAAGACATTAACAGGTAATGGAAAACCAGTTTCTATCTTATTATATACAGAGATGGGGAACGGTGTTGATTACATGATGGGAAGTCATTCTTGGCATGGGAAAGCACCTAACGACGAGCAATTAGCTTCTGCATTAGAGCAAAATCCAGAAACTGAATTAAAAGATTACTAA
- a CDS encoding phosphatidylserine decarboxylase family protein, whose amino-acid sequence MKLHREGTAILIGCLILFAIATGVLNYFFPVYGFYFALPLWILYGFIVWFFRNPIRESDSSENCVIAPVDGKVVVLEEVYESEFLNQKCIQLSIFMTPLNVHVTRYPVNGKVIYSKYHPGKFLVAFHPKSSELNERTTVVVENADHTKILFRQIAGAVARRIVCYSKENDTAVAGKEYGFIKFGSRVDIFLPLDTEINVKVGDKTKGGIQKIAQLK is encoded by the coding sequence ATGAAACTTCACAGAGAAGGAACAGCAATTTTGATCGGTTGCTTAATTTTATTTGCAATCGCTACAGGAGTATTAAATTACTTTTTCCCTGTTTATGGCTTTTATTTTGCCTTGCCTTTATGGATACTTTACGGCTTTATCGTTTGGTTTTTCAGAAATCCAATTCGAGAATCAGACTCATCTGAAAACTGCGTTATTGCACCTGTAGACGGAAAAGTTGTTGTATTAGAAGAAGTATATGAAAGTGAATTTTTGAATCAGAAATGCATTCAATTATCTATTTTCATGACACCACTTAATGTACACGTTACACGTTATCCAGTAAATGGAAAAGTCATTTATTCAAAATATCATCCAGGAAAATTTTTAGTTGCTTTTCATCCAAAATCATCAGAATTAAACGAAAGAACAACGGTTGTAGTAGAAAATGCTGACCATACAAAAATTCTTTTTAGACAGATTGCTGGTGCTGTTGCGAGAAGAATTGTTTGTTATAGTAAAGAAAATGACACAGCTGTTGCTGGTAAAGAATACGGTTTTATCAAATTCGGTTCACGTGTTGATATCTTTTTACCACTTGATACAGAAATCAATGTAAAAGTTGGTGATAAAACAAAAGGCGGAATTCAGAAAATTGCACAATTGAAATAA
- a CDS encoding phosphatidate cytidylyltransferase yields MKNLAIRAFSGLIYALIIFFGTTIHPKGLIVLMMVFGLFCLYEFFKITNLTNKLYKLGALLAALIVFGYYGKEFLEAFETSNHYYFHLRSLYFIIPVLFVFSIYVIFKSTNELLNDFGKVTLGLTYVIAPFAVALTLPSFDYALGEKVMHYEVFFVFLLLWCSDTFAYLTGNLIGKHKLAPKISGAKTWEGFFGGIVFTLIAGFLIQNYFGDNLHGNWMIIGLIVAALGPVGDLTESKLKRFFNVKDSSNLIPGHGGFLDRLDSFIFVVPFVYLYYLFVYIL; encoded by the coding sequence ATGAAAAATTTAGCAATTAGAGCTTTCTCGGGACTTATATATGCACTTATTATATTTTTCGGAACAACAATACATCCAAAAGGGTTAATCGTCTTAATGATGGTTTTCGGACTTTTTTGTTTGTACGAATTCTTTAAAATCACAAACCTTACCAATAAACTTTACAAATTAGGAGCTTTGTTAGCTGCATTAATTGTTTTTGGTTATTATGGAAAAGAGTTTTTAGAAGCCTTCGAAACATCTAACCATTATTATTTTCACTTAAGAAGTTTATATTTCATTATACCTGTTTTATTTGTTTTTAGCATTTATGTTATTTTCAAATCTACAAATGAGTTATTGAATGATTTTGGAAAAGTTACTTTGGGTTTAACATACGTTATCGCTCCTTTTGCTGTCGCACTAACCTTACCAAGTTTTGATTATGCTTTAGGCGAAAAGGTAATGCATTACGAAGTTTTCTTTGTTTTCTTATTACTTTGGTGTAGTGATACATTTGCTTATTTGACAGGAAACTTAATCGGAAAACATAAATTAGCACCAAAAATATCGGGAGCTAAGACATGGGAAGGATTTTTTGGAGGAATCGTTTTTACGTTAATAGCTGGATTTTTGATTCAGAACTATTTTGGAGATAACTTACATGGAAATTGGATGATTATAGGTTTAATCGTTGCTGCATTAGGTCCAGTAGGAGATTTAACAGAGTCTAAATTGAAACGTTTTTTCAATGTAAAAGACAGTAGCAATTTAATTCCTGGTCATGGTGGTTTTTTAGATCGATTAGATAGTTTTATATTTGTCGTCCCATTTGTTTATTTGTATTATTTATTCGTATATATTTTATGA
- a CDS encoding LuxR C-terminal-related transcriptional regulator: protein MNKSDQKSLIEYTTIVKQLWSENTDCRNKEEKEDCFKSIEESLQAFASLSIGEYFMYVINPNSAVFEYVSPQAESILGYHPTEYTAELCVKIVHPDDLENVIDIQQKIANFNTEITPEERVNYKFMYNFRVIDKKGIIHQIHLQHFFYELSENLLPNRVFCLANDITQIKVGGIPTMQIYNIENGLSNLLHPKTDSSLLLTKKEKEIVEYLFRGYTSQDIADAIGLSKHTIDTHRRNILKKNHCSNTSELFSLYFKK, encoded by the coding sequence ATGAATAAATCTGATCAAAAATCTTTAATAGAATATACTACAATCGTCAAACAACTTTGGAGTGAAAATACTGATTGTAGAAATAAAGAAGAAAAGGAGGATTGTTTTAAATCGATTGAAGAATCATTACAAGCATTCGCAAGTTTATCTATTGGTGAATATTTTATGTATGTAATCAATCCTAATTCGGCTGTTTTCGAGTATGTTTCTCCACAAGCTGAATCTATTTTAGGTTATCATCCGACTGAATATACCGCAGAACTTTGTGTAAAAATTGTTCATCCTGATGATTTAGAAAATGTCATTGATATCCAACAAAAAATTGCAAATTTTAACACAGAAATTACGCCAGAGGAAAGAGTCAATTATAAATTTATGTATAACTTTCGTGTGATAGATAAAAAAGGAATTATTCATCAAATACATCTTCAACATTTTTTTTATGAATTGAGCGAAAATCTATTACCTAATCGTGTTTTTTGCTTAGCAAATGATATTACACAAATAAAAGTTGGTGGAATTCCAACTATGCAAATTTATAACATCGAAAATGGTTTAAGTAACTTGCTTCATCCGAAAACAGATTCTTCATTATTGTTAACGAAAAAAGAAAAAGAAATTGTAGAATATTTGTTCAGAGGTTATACAAGCCAAGATATTGCTGATGCTATTGGTTTGAGTAAACATACAATAGATACGCATCGAAGAAATATTTTGAAGAAAAACCATTGTTCAAATACATCTGAATTGTTTAGTCTTTACTTTAAAAAGTAA
- a CDS encoding sodium:solute symporter produces the protein MNSTILLLCVIVYFVGLLVISYYTSRNSDNQSFFNGNKKSKWWLVAFGMIGTSLSGVTFISVPGTVGKLTGSEYIYGGFEYYMMVIGFFLGYFIVAGVLLPLYYRMNLTSIYTYLGKRFNVEAHKMGSVFFIISRGIGATARLYLVVNVLQIFLLDNLGIPFWATTFVLLLMILLYTFEGGVKTIVVTDTLQTSFMIISLIACIWFILSHLNLSVGEAYDMMQAKNYTHLINLDPNSKTYFLKTILGGMFITIAMTGLDQEMMQKNISVDNLHNSKKNMLTFAGTLLIVNLAFLFLGGLLYLYAMSEGGFYTADGFFMQQGGQNIMGDDMFPALSLLGEHFPMIISIIFIIGLISALFPSADGALTAVTSSYCVDLLNINEDKVKSEKEKKKIRIRVHLVFTVVFFILIMVFKAINNKSIVYLVMEVAGYTYGPLLGLFAFGILTKRNIYKKYAIITVALSAPVFTYIINELVINFSDYRIGVELIILNGLLTFIGLWLVSSNRQKEIN, from the coding sequence ATGAACTCAACAATTTTACTACTTTGTGTTATCGTATACTTTGTAGGACTTTTAGTTATCTCTTACTATACCAGCCGAAATTCTGACAATCAATCTTTCTTTAACGGAAACAAGAAAAGTAAATGGTGGTTGGTAGCCTTCGGTATGATTGGAACAAGTCTTAGTGGTGTTACTTTTATTTCGGTTCCAGGTACGGTTGGTAAGCTAACTGGATCGGAATATATTTACGGAGGATTCGAATATTATATGATGGTCATCGGGTTTTTCCTTGGTTACTTTATCGTAGCCGGAGTTTTACTTCCGTTGTATTACCGAATGAATTTAACCTCAATTTACACCTATCTCGGGAAACGTTTCAATGTCGAAGCACACAAAATGGGATCTGTTTTCTTCATTATTTCAAGAGGGATTGGTGCTACTGCTCGCCTGTATTTAGTAGTAAATGTCTTACAAATCTTTTTGTTAGATAATCTTGGCATTCCGTTTTGGGCAACAACATTCGTCTTATTATTGATGATATTATTATACACCTTCGAAGGTGGTGTAAAAACAATTGTGGTTACAGATACCTTACAAACATCTTTCATGATTATTAGTTTGATTGCTTGTATTTGGTTCATCTTATCGCACCTTAATTTATCTGTTGGCGAAGCTTACGATATGATGCAAGCCAAGAACTACACCCATTTGATTAATCTTGACCCAAACTCGAAAACTTATTTCCTAAAAACAATATTGGGTGGTATGTTTATCACGATTGCAATGACTGGTTTGGACCAAGAAATGATGCAGAAAAATATTTCGGTTGACAATCTACACAACTCCAAAAAGAACATGTTAACCTTTGCAGGAACATTGTTAATTGTCAATTTAGCATTCCTTTTCTTAGGTGGATTACTGTATTTATATGCGATGAGCGAAGGTGGTTTTTACACCGCGGATGGTTTCTTTATGCAACAAGGTGGGCAAAATATTATGGGTGATGATATGTTCCCTGCACTTTCTCTTTTAGGAGAACATTTCCCTATGATTATTTCGATTATCTTTATTATCGGTTTAATCTCTGCCCTATTTCCTTCTGCCGATGGTGCATTAACAGCAGTAACAAGTTCTTATTGTGTCGATTTATTAAACATCAACGAGGACAAAGTAAAATCGGAAAAGGAAAAGAAAAAGATTCGTATTCGTGTTCACTTAGTTTTTACGGTTGTTTTTTTTATTTTAATCATGGTTTTTAAAGCGATCAACAACAAATCTATTGTATATCTTGTGATGGAAGTTGCTGGTTACACGTATGGGCCATTATTAGGTTTGTTCGCTTTCGGAATTTTAACCAAACGTAATATTTACAAAAAATACGCAATCATTACAGTAGCACTTTCAGCACCTGTCTTTACTTATATCATCAACGAATTAGTCATTAACTTTAGCGACTATCGAATTGGTGTTGAATTAATCATACTAAATGGTTTATTAACTTTTATTGGATTGTGGCTTGTTAGTTCTAATCGTCAAAAAGAAATCAATTAA
- a CDS encoding glycosyltransferase family 2 protein, whose translation MKVSIIIVSYNAPKHLELCLDSCQQALQNIDGEIIVIDNNSSETDFTVLQNLFPEVKFLLQKENHGFAKANNIAVEKALGEYILILNPDTVLPENLFKPLIELHQSKEKIGFIGVRLMDTNGNFHPESKRNIPTAKNSFSKLFNRFNHSQKNNYYKLEVEEFETAPCEILVGAFMFTTKKIYQQIGGFDPRYFMYGEDIDLSFSAELAGYKNYYKGDITVLHYKGESTKRDKKYYKHFFEAMMIFLAKYYKNNRLNYQLLRLGISIKYLLEILKFSINPSNNKLKVDVNEEDFYWLNPTSELHSLTENHIVLEAEEFSYQQILSIISTNNSNTRSFYIRPKNCNYVIGDDKKIIKINE comes from the coding sequence ATGAAAGTATCGATAATTATTGTTAGTTATAATGCACCAAAACATTTAGAGCTTTGCCTTGATTCGTGTCAACAAGCTTTACAAAACATAGATGGCGAAATCATTGTAATTGATAATAATTCATCAGAAACAGATTTTACAGTTCTACAAAACCTTTTTCCAGAGGTTAAGTTTCTGCTTCAAAAAGAGAATCATGGTTTTGCAAAAGCGAATAATATAGCTGTTGAAAAGGCTTTGGGTGAATATATTTTGATTCTTAATCCGGATACTGTTCTACCAGAGAATTTGTTTAAACCTTTAATAGAACTTCATCAATCGAAAGAAAAAATAGGATTTATAGGTGTTCGTTTGATGGATACAAATGGTAATTTTCATCCAGAATCTAAACGAAATATCCCCACAGCAAAAAACTCTTTTTCTAAACTATTTAATCGATTTAATCATTCACAAAAGAATAATTATTACAAATTAGAAGTGGAGGAGTTTGAAACGGCACCTTGCGAAATTTTGGTTGGTGCTTTTATGTTTACTACGAAAAAGATTTACCAACAAATAGGAGGGTTTGATCCACGTTATTTTATGTATGGTGAAGACATCGATTTGTCTTTCAGTGCTGAATTAGCGGGCTATAAAAACTATTATAAAGGAGATATAACCGTTTTACATTATAAAGGAGAAAGTACAAAGCGAGATAAAAAATATTACAAACATTTTTTTGAAGCAATGATGATTTTTTTGGCGAAATACTATAAAAATAATAGGTTGAATTATCAACTTTTACGTTTAGGAATTTCGATTAAATATTTGTTAGAAATCTTGAAATTTTCAATCAATCCATCAAATAATAAACTCAAAGTTGATGTAAATGAGGAAGATTTTTATTGGTTAAATCCTACTTCTGAACTACATTCGTTAACTGAGAATCATATAGTATTAGAAGCAGAGGAGTTTTCTTATCAACAAATATTATCCATTATATCAACAAATAATTCGAATACTCGATCATTTTACATTCGTCCCAAGAATTGTAATTATGTGATTGGAGATGATAAGAAAATTATTAAAATAAATGAATAA